In Acomys russatus chromosome 26, mAcoRus1.1, whole genome shotgun sequence, a genomic segment contains:
- the Sdr42e1 gene encoding short-chain dehydrogenase/reductase family 42E member 1: MDSPRFPEETVLITGGGGYFGFRLGCALSQKGVHVILFDVSQPSQNLPAGVTFIRGDVRCLSDVESAFQGTDIACVFHIASYGMSGREQLNKTLIEEVNVGGTDNILQVCLARGVPRLVYTSTFNVVFGGQVIRNGDESLPYLPLHLHPDHYSRTKSIAEKKVLEANGLAFTQGNGVLRTCALRPAGIYGVGEQRHLPRIVSYIEKGLFRFVYGDPESLVEFVHVDNLAKAHILASEALKADKSHVASGQPYFISDGRPVNNFEFLRPLVEGLDYRFPSIRLPLTLIYCFAFLVEMTHFLLGRFYNFQPFLTRTEVYKTGVTHYFSLEKAKKELGYEPQSCDLQEVVEWFKARGHGRKPEGQDSQFILWDGILVILLALSLLAWFPPSSVLSK; encoded by the exons ATGGACTCCCCAAGGTTCCCAGAGGAAACCGTCCTCATTACAGGAGGCGGCGGATACTTTGGCTTCCG CCTCGGCTGTGCTCTGAGCCAGAAAGGGGTCCACGTGATTCTGTTTGACGTCAGCCAACCCTCCCAGAACCTTCCAGCGGGAGTCACGTTCATCCGTGGCGATGTCCGCTGCCTCTCTGACGTCGAGTCGGCCTTCCAGGGCACTGACATTGCATGCGTGTTCCATATCGCCTCTTATGGTATGTCTGGGCGGGAGCAACTGAACAAAACCCTGATTGAAGAGGTCAATGTGGGCGGCACAGACAACATCCTCCAGGTCTGCCTGGCTAGAGGAgtgcccaggttagtttacaCCAGCACATTCAATGTCGTCTTTGGAGGTCAAGTCATCAGAAATGGGGATGAGTCCCTGCCTTACCTACCTCTTCACCTGCACCCAGATCACTACTCCCGGACCAAATCCATCGCAGAGAAGAAGGTGCTGGAAGCCAATGGCTTGGCCTTCACGCAAGGCAATGGTGTCCTTAGAACCTGCGCACTAAGGCCCGCGGGCATCTATGGGGTGGGAGAGCAAAGGCATCTTCCCAGGATCGTGAGTTACATTGAGAAGGGCCTGTTCAGATTTGTGTATGGGGATCCTGAGAGCCTGGTTGAGTTTGTCCACGTGGATAACCTGGCAAAGGCTCACATTCTGGCCTCCGAGGCTCTGAAAGCTGATAAGAGCCACGTTGCCTCTGGGCAGCCCTACTTCATTTCAGATGGTAGACCCGTGAACAACTTTGAGTTCCTTCGGCCACTGGTTGAGGGCCTAGACTACAGGTTCccatccatccgcctgcctctcacCCTCATCTACTGCTTTGCTTTCCTTGTAGAGATGACCCACTTCCTTCTGGGCAGATTCTACAACTTCCAGCCCTTCCTCACCCGCACCGAGGTTTATAAAACCGGTGTCACACATTACTTCAGCTTAGAGAAAGCCAAGAAAGAGCTAGGCTATGAGCCTCAGTCATGTGACCTACAGGAGGTGGTAGAGTGGTTTAAGGCCCGTGGTCATGGCAGGAAACCTGAAGGTCAAGACTCACAGTTCATTCTATGGGATGGAATTCTGGTCATACTCTTGGCACTGTCCCTTCTTGcttggttccctccttcctcGGTTCTGTCCAAATGA